In Camelina sativa cultivar DH55 chromosome 13, Cs, whole genome shotgun sequence, the genomic window GATCCATTAGAAACTCAACCACCGTCTTCCCAAGCTGTTTCCCACGGAAACCCGAATCCACGACAACGTCTTCGATGTGTCCTACTTTACCGCAGCTCCTCACAAACTTCTTCTCTATCATCACGCTCCCAGTCGCTGCGATTTTCCCAGACGCCTCGTCTTCGATCACGCATATCACGTGGTCGTCACCGTACGAGCTTATCTCTTCGAATCGCCCATCGAACTCTTCGTCGGTCAATGAACCGGCGACGGTGAGTTGACCTAGAAGCTCTATGAATCCTTTTCTCTTATCGGAGATCTCGAGCCTTCGGATCTTGAAAGTCTCCGGCTCCGCCATTAAGATCAGATCGgaaacaattttatataatttttgaattgtGTCTGTGTGtggtttctttctttatagGATTCTCTCGCTCATGTGTTGTAACTTAACAtaccccaccaccaccacttcacattatattattattataataaaagtaCGAGGAGGACGTAATATTTACGAAACGGTACTCAATCTTTTAAGTAATTACGAAATTCGCTTATATTTCTATATCAATTCAACTTAggccctttgtttttttttttttttttttttNttttttttttttaaattaccagGATTTAAAGAAAAGCGGAAAATGAAGTGACA contains:
- the LOC104735599 gene encoding glucosamine 6-phosphate N-acetyltransferase-like produces the protein MAEPETFKIRRLEISDKRKGFIELLGQLTVAGSLTDEEFDGRFEEISSYGDDHVICVIEDEASGKIAATGSVMIEKKFVRSCGKVGHIEDVVVDSGFRGKQLGKTVVEFLMDHCKSMGCYKVILDCSVEKRSFYEKCGLTNKAIQMSNYFA